In Brettanomyces nanus chromosome 3, complete sequence, a single genomic region encodes these proteins:
- a CDS encoding uncharacterized protein (EggNog:ENOG41), whose protein sequence is MSEYKAHHMTKKDRRRLQIQGKIQRLEQQFEADKDYHYRDALIQLQYKLSSLHSGDNPQYIQKVRDFEEQRDADLLRLRLAEEYQVQSINKQFKEDYDKASKETEDIVQTVKRKLEDRIVSKICQLKEDKALIDIATSSSSTGHVGTRYHHPINIGGNGSTAVRSESGYNSGFDSSSSFFFSSDRRVRRQKRHEDGISFLLQSNADDSYDSGTGTGTATGYGSSGGRKRQRTTHGKSKSPASDDGSHKPILTNNAKLNVFLYGEEVLKRKEKASMRYSSKGYEGCPSLKPQEVNEDLTFLRSATGVIQSHKRRG, encoded by the coding sequence ATGTCAGAATACAAGGCTCATCATATGACAAAAAAGGACCGCAGACGGCTGCAAATTCAAGGCAAAATTCAGCGACTTGAGCAGCAATTTGAGGCCGATAAAGACTATCACTATCGAGATGCACTCATACAGTTACAATACAAACTAAGCTCCTTACATTCAGGAGACAATCCACAGTACATTCAAAAAGTTagagattttgaagaacaacGAGATGCAGATTTATTGAGGCTTCGGTTGGCCGAGGAATATCAGGTCCAATCTATCAATAAGCAATTCAAAGAAGACTATGATAAGGCCTccaaagaaacagaggaTATTGTACAGACAGTGAAACGAAAGCTCGAGGATCGCATAGTGAGCAAGATCTGccagttgaaagaagacaaagcaCTCATCGACATAGCGACGTCCTCCTCATCGACTGGTCACGTGGGTACTCGATATCATCATCCTATAAATATAGGAGGAAACGGCAGTACGGCAGTGCGATCTGAAAGTGGGTACAATTCGGGCTTTGActcgtcatcttcattctttttttcttctgatCGAAGGGTTCGCAGACAGAAGAGACACGAGGATGGAATCAGTTTTCTGTTACAGAGCAATGCCGACGATTCCTATGATTCTGGCACAGGTACAGGGACAGCAACAGGATACGGATCAAGTGGAGGTAGAAAGCGTCAAAGAACAACTCATGGAAAGAGCAAGTCACCAGCCTCAGATGATGGTTCACATAAACCTATCCTTACAAACAATGCTAAGCTTAATGTGTTTTTGTATGGAGAAGAGGTGCtcaagagaaaggagaaggcTAGCATGAGATATTCTAGCAAGGGATATGAAGGATGTCCATCATTGAAACCACAGGAAGTTAATGAGGATCTGACGTTTCTTAGGAGTGCTACAGGGGTGATACAATCGCATAAGAGGAGAGGTTGA
- a CDS encoding uncharacterized protein (BUSCO:EOG09343WYB~EggNog:ENOG41): MFGSTLAGRAISLAQQIDSSQYTIKYDELSVKNVYHLSIFLLPNIQFDPSFVALIYYQFQVNGRDASAPPFVSTEFKLLGGLTAQKQSAIFKINPGNIGSIDVASSVMPSEGDIDMDGSGEGTGGTGGTGTGTGTEGTSASIILGISIEPNDTALPQLEQLKLSGATNAAYNSQSLVTVNSPANAALAASKDLTQSQVLEFSNKIIGNAYNFLSSFADSNNKVSMNKFNDWWNRFKSRMSSDPGYLKRLCEAE; encoded by the coding sequence ATGTTTGGCTCAACTTTAGCAGGCAGAGCGATCAGTTTGGCACAACAGATTGACTCATCTCAGTATACAATTAAATACGATGAACTTTCGGTGAAGAACGTATATCATTTGTCGATCTTTCTGTTACCCAACATTCAATTTGACCCTTCATTTGTTGCTCTGATCTACTACCAGTTCCAGGTGAATGGTAGGGACGCCTCTGCACCACCTTTTGTCAGTACCGAGTTTAAGCTATTAGGAGGTCTCACTGCACAGAAACAGAGTGCTATATTCAAGATCAACCCGGGGAACATAGGGTCGATCGACGTTGCATCCTCTGTTATGCCATCAGAGGGTGACATAGATATGGATGGATCTGGTGAAGGTACTGGTGGTACTGGTGGTACTGGTACTGGTACTGGTACGGAAGGTACTTCGGCCTCGATCATATTAGGCATCTCGATCGAACCTAATGATACTGCATTGCCTCAGCTAGAACAGCTAAAATTATCAGGAGCAACGAACGCTGCATATAACTCACAGTCATTGGTTACTGTGAATTCCCCGGCAAACGCTGCTCTTGCTGCATCTAAGGACCTTACTCAATCGCAGGTTCTTGAATTTTCCAATAAGATTATCGGTAACGCTTACAATTTCTTAAGTTCTTTTGCGGACTCAAATAACAAAGTATCCATGAACAAGTTCAATGACTGGTGGAACAGGTTCAAGAGTCGGATGAGCAGCGATCCTGGGTATTTAAAGAGGTTGTGTGAAGCAGAGTGA
- a CDS encoding uncharacterized protein (BUSCO:EOG09342Q31) produces the protein MALHQQILKLSTLIQELVSNVDEYETLKSVSDTAPTIDSNEELTSTLRKIDNSLKYIEILFEDEFSENEYDALVSLLGIYDKALSSLPEVEVEGYTFDRTKIEEVRENANGENGGGYDEDMVDMTLNPSISSKHKKSVRFKDNLVDAEPTKYKDDRDVLFQDNESLSSQASTTSQTSSQMLSNKQIFISNQQEIINQDQTLDHLGDSVSRQHEMSLQINGEVNDHMVLLDDLENGMDRTNVRLIRGQRNIRRFREALRERGDWCTILPAEPAEPVRARFAPSPTGFLHLGSLRTALYNYLAAKSTHGQFLLRLEDTDQKRLVQGAEQNIYETLKWLGMNIDEGPIQGGPYFPYRQSDRSKIYAKYVRILLDKGFAYRCYCSKHRLDQLRDSARLLKPPTTASYDRYCLNHYTKEQSDVKCANGEEFTVRFVSPKRYPIFTDLLHGEIDQQIQINPVDVRYEDPVLLKSDGLPTYHMANVIDDHLMKITHVIRGEEWLASTPKHVALYNAFGWKPPKFIHIPLLTTVDNRKLSKRSGDIDIMSLKAKGYLPEALINFSVLFGWSPKRTYGKKSSEIFSLQELENEFSLEGLTKGNAKVDFSKLEFFNKHYLGKKLADTESEFYKKSLDDIFHKLSTTLNLPHLSKNEVDKVLTAVGSALSKVDELDTEQYWYFFIKPSYSIDSFLKSTKLDTDTIRKIVQQLRDNSVGLSVENMSQTIKQIAESIPGIKRKSVYQTLRYALSGPQSGTNMHTIINILGMKETENRIADFAEALNHA, from the exons atggCATTGCACCAGCAGATTCTCAAGTTATCGACGCTTATTCAAGAACTGGTGTCTAATgttgatgaatatgaaacTCTCAAAAGCGTCTCAGATACCGCTCCTACTATAGACAGTAACGAAGAGTTGACATCTACTTTGAGGAAGATTGATAACTCCCTCAAGTACATTGAGATTCTCTTCGAGGATGAGTTTTCGGAGAATGAATACGATGCTCTTGTAAGTTTATTGGGGATATACGATAAAGCTTTAAGTTCTCTTCCAGAGGTTGAAGTAGAAGGCTATACGTTTGATAGAACCAAGATAGAGGAAGTGAGGGAAAATGCAAATGGGGAAAACGGAGGAGGATACGACGAGGATATGGTCGACATGACCTTGAATCCAAGTATCTCTTCGAAGCATAAGAAATCCGTACGCTTTAAGGATAATCTTGTGGACGCTGAACCTACCAAATATAAGGACGATAGAGATGTTTTGTTCCAAGATAATGAGTCGCTCTCGTCTCAGGCGTCCACCACGTCACAGACCTCGTCACAGATGTTGTCAAACAAGCAAATATTTATTAGCAATCAGCAGGAAATTATAAATCAAGACCAAACATTGGATCATCTTGGTGACTCGGTAAGTAGACAGCACGAAATGTCTCTACAGATCAACGGTGAGGTGAATGATCATATGGTTTTATTGGATGATCTAGAAAATGGAATGGACAGAACTAACGTCAGATTGATCAGAGGACAACGTAATATACGCAGATTTAGAGAGGCTCTACGGGAAAGGGGAGACTGGTGTACAATCTTG CCTGCTGAGCCTGCTGAGCCTGTGAGAGCCCGTTTTGCTCCTTCCCCTACTGGTTTCTTGCATTTGGGCTCTTTAAGGACTGCTCTATACAATTATCTTGCGGCAAAATCAACACACGGTCAATTTCTCCTTAGATTGGAAGACACTGATCAGAAGAGGTTGGTTCAAGGTGCTGAACAGAATATATATGAGACGTTGAAATGGCTTGGTATGAATATCGATGAAGGACCGATACAAGGGGGTCCTTATTTTCCATATCGACAGAGTGATAGATCGAAAATATACGCCAAGTATGTACGAATTTTGCTAGATAAAGGCTTTGCATATAGATGCTACTGCTCGAAGCATAGATTGGATCAGCTTCGTGACTCGGCAAGACTACTCAAGCCACCAACCACGGCATCTTATGATCGTTACTGTTTGAATCATTACACTAAGGAACAATCGGATGTCAAATGTGCCAATGGTGAGGAGTTTACAGTCAGATTTGTTTCTCCTAAGCGTTATCCAATATTTACGGATCTCTTACACGGTGAAATCGATCAACAGATCCAGATAAACCCCGTTGATGTTCGTTATGAGGATCCTGTGCTATTGAAAAGTGATGGCTTACCCACTTACCACATGGCTAATGTGATTGATGATCACTTGATGAAGATCACACATGTCATCAGAGGTGAAGAATGGCTTGCTTCCACCCCTAAACACGTTGCATTGTACAATGCTTTTGGCTGGAAACCTCCTAAATTCATTCATATACCATTACTTACCACTGTTGATAACAGAAAGTTATCCAAAAGATCGGGGGACATAGATATAATGTCACTTAAGGCCAAAGGTTATTTACCTGAGGCTCTCATAAACTTCAGTGTCTTATTTGGTTGGTCTCCCAAACGTACGTATGGCAAAAAGTCCAGCGAGATATTCAGTTTGCAAGAATTAGAGAACGAGTTCTCGCTGGAAGGTCTTACCAAGGGTAATGCTAAGGTCGACTTTAGCAAGCTCGAATTCTTTAACAAGCATTACTTGGGTAAAAAGCTTGCAGATACTGAGTCAGAGTTCTACAAAAAAAGCTTGGACGACATCTTTCATAAGCTTAGTACTACTTTGAATTTGCCTCACTTGTCTAAGAATGAAGTAGATAAGGTATTAACAGCTGTGGGTTCGGCTTTGAGTAAAGTAGATGAACTCGATACAGAACAGTATTggtatttcttcatcaagcCTTCTTATTCCATAGattcatttttgaagagcACAAAGTTGGATACTGATACTATCAGGAAGATCGTCCAACAATTGAGGGACAATTCAGTGGGGTTATCTGTTGAAAACATGAGTCAGACCATTAAGCAGATAGCGGAGAGTATTCCAggaataaagagaaaatcCGTCTATCAAACACTTCGGTATGCTCTCAGTGGACCTCAATCAGGTACCAATATGCACACCATTATCAATATTCTAGGCATGAAAGAAACCGAGAATAGAATTGCCGACTTTGCAGAAGCTTTGAATCACGCttga